Proteins found in one Deltaproteobacteria bacterium genomic segment:
- a CDS encoding agmatinase family protein, with translation MDRRRVPMVPNWKSSMPLVYGDTPSFLGCPVVSSAMVKNEFDVMFAGVPWEGTVTWGTFSGCELAPRTIRHASARYGGFLPEHEIDLFDYLKIGDLGDLAVNPGDPEVTMRSVFDKASEIYGCNSIPFMFGGDHSYTPEIVRALAENVDGKIGIVHFDAHFDNSASFGADNFPRCGPLYRIAKIEGVRKESIVHIGIRGPRNSAAGLEFAREIGATVYTTRRMRSLGIEASIDEAIAIAKKDVQHLYVTVCSDVIDAAYNPGGPPDFDGLVPHELFGALYKLGEHGIAGFDYVEVYPLQDPKSLSSHLAAWAMIYTLAGLASRKRAGFDLRSVS, from the coding sequence ATGGACAGAAGAAGAGTGCCTATGGTGCCGAATTGGAAATCCTCGATGCCCTTGGTCTATGGTGACACGCCATCGTTCCTCGGCTGTCCGGTAGTTAGCTCGGCTATGGTGAAAAACGAATTTGATGTGATGTTTGCAGGGGTGCCCTGGGAGGGGACCGTTACCTGGGGCACCTTTTCTGGGTGTGAACTCGCACCACGCACGATCCGCCATGCATCCGCTCGTTACGGGGGGTTCCTGCCCGAGCACGAAATCGACCTGTTCGACTACTTGAAGATCGGTGATCTCGGGGATCTCGCGGTGAACCCGGGCGATCCGGAGGTAACAATGCGCTCCGTTTTCGATAAGGCCTCAGAGATTTACGGGTGCAACAGCATTCCCTTCATGTTCGGAGGCGACCATTCCTACACCCCCGAAATCGTGCGGGCCCTCGCTGAAAACGTGGACGGGAAAATCGGTATCGTCCATTTTGATGCACACTTTGACAATTCGGCCAGTTTCGGTGCGGACAATTTTCCAAGATGCGGGCCCCTGTACAGGATTGCAAAGATCGAAGGGGTGCGAAAAGAAAGCATCGTTCATATCGGCATTCGGGGGCCCCGAAATTCGGCGGCCGGGTTGGAATTTGCCCGCGAGATCGGTGCTACGGTGTACACCACCCGGCGCATGAGAAGCCTCGGAATCGAAGCTTCGATAGACGAGGCCATCGCCATCGCGAAGAAGGATGTCCAGCATCTCTACGTGACCGTGTGCAGCGACGTAATCGATGCCGCTTACAATCCCGGGGGGCCACCCGACTTCGATGGACTCGTCCCCCATGAGTTGTTCGGGGCCCTTTACAAACTGGGAGAGCACGGCATAGCCGGTTTTGACTATGTCGAGGTATATCCGCTCCAAGATCCTAAATCCCTCTCATCCCACCTGGCCGCATGGGCGATGATCTATACCCTGGCAGGATTGGCCTCGAGAAAGAGAGCGGGATTCGACCTGCGAAGCGTATCCTGA
- the eno gene encoding phosphopyruvate hydratase: MSRVTISAVKGREIIDCRGFPTVQVEVWCGDRLMGRADVPAGRSTGTHEAHELRDGDPDRYGGLGVRKAVARVNEEIGPALVGWDVTDQRRIDMAMVEMDGTPNKGRLGANAVLGVSLAVARAAAHACGVSLYRYLNPNGHVLPVPFMNLLNGGKLTSNYLEIQEFIMIPVGAGSFGEALEMTTTVNGILRDLVVEKYGILAVNTGDEGGFATPMRGVYEPLEFLSRAVEKAGYADDVLYAMDCASTHWYDREKGVYELDGKTYDRDALIGLYRDLKEKFPIASLEDPLHEEDFEGYAQITRELDIQIIGDDLFVTNLDRLREGVRRGAANALLFKVNQVGTLSEALDAAEFAYRHNYGVQVSERSGETEDPIIADLVVALNSGQIKTGAPVRGERTSKYNRLLQIEEELGGTAVYAGRNFTRPV, encoded by the coding sequence ATGAGTCGGGTCACTATAAGTGCTGTGAAAGGACGAGAGATCATCGACTGTCGCGGTTTTCCCACGGTTCAGGTGGAGGTCTGGTGCGGGGATCGGTTGATGGGCCGGGCCGACGTGCCTGCAGGCCGCTCCACGGGGACTCACGAGGCCCACGAGCTTCGGGACGGCGACCCCGACCGTTACGGAGGGCTGGGAGTCAGGAAGGCGGTGGCCCGGGTGAACGAAGAGATCGGTCCTGCCCTGGTGGGCTGGGACGTGACAGACCAGAGGCGAATCGACATGGCCATGGTAGAAATGGACGGAACTCCCAACAAGGGACGCCTGGGAGCCAACGCGGTCCTGGGAGTCTCCCTTGCCGTAGCACGAGCGGCGGCCCATGCATGTGGGGTCTCTCTGTACCGCTATCTGAACCCCAACGGGCACGTCCTCCCCGTGCCTTTCATGAACCTCCTGAATGGAGGCAAACTAACCTCCAACTATCTGGAGATCCAGGAGTTCATCATGATTCCCGTGGGAGCCGGCTCTTTTGGAGAGGCTCTTGAGATGACCACCACGGTCAACGGGATCCTGAGAGACCTGGTAGTGGAGAAATACGGCATTCTCGCCGTCAACACCGGAGATGAAGGGGGATTCGCTACCCCCATGCGGGGCGTCTACGAACCCCTCGAGTTTCTATCCAGGGCGGTTGAGAAGGCCGGCTATGCCGACGACGTGCTCTATGCCATGGACTGTGCAAGCACACACTGGTATGACAGGGAAAAGGGGGTCTACGAACTGGATGGGAAGACCTACGACCGAGACGCACTGATCGGACTTTACAGGGACCTGAAGGAGAAATTCCCCATCGCCTCCCTTGAAGATCCCTTGCATGAAGAAGATTTCGAGGGTTATGCCCAGATCACCCGGGAGCTGGATATCCAGATAATCGGCGACGATCTGTTTGTCACTAATCTGGACCGTCTCAGGGAGGGGGTTCGGAGGGGAGCAGCCAATGCCCTGCTCTTCAAGGTGAACCAGGTCGGTACCCTTTCAGAGGCCCTGGACGCCGCCGAATTCGCCTATCGCCATAACTACGGGGTCCAGGTCTCAGAGCGCTCGGGCGAGACCGAAGACCCCATCATCGCAGATCTGGTGGTGGCCCTTAACAGCGGACAGATCAAAACCGGGGCGCCGGTCAGAGGGGAGAGAACCTCCAAGTACAACCGGCTCCTCCAGATCGAAGAGGAGTTGGGCGGTACAGCCGTCTATGCGGGCAGAAACTTCACGAGACCCGTTTGA
- a CDS encoding DUF2088 domain-containing protein, whose protein sequence is MIRIRQRLDASVLNDIPQEIASQAKGLGLEKRVRPGQSVAVACGSRGIANYDTIVLATVRTLQQAGLEPFIVPAMGSHGAATAEGQKRVLEHSGISEEKMGVPIRSSLETVRLGETEDGIPVLIDRPASEADYVVPVNRVKSHTDFTYEIESGLMKMMAIGLGKRKGAAAYHRAVFNYGYSRVILTVARKVLESGRILFGVGIVENGYCQTAVVRLFSPEELEEGEKALLKQSKALEPHLPFEEVDILVIDLMGKDISGAGIDTKIVGRILAPLLAEEPEIPRIKRIIVRDLTDDSDGNAAGIGLADFVTQKLVDKVDREATYINSLVAGVPEHAKIPLTVLSDREALEAAASTIGMVAPRDLRIIRIKSTKHLEELDVSESYGPEVSGRADLEVVLPAQPLVFDENGNLGPFD, encoded by the coding sequence ATGATCAGGATCAGACAGAGGCTCGACGCCTCTGTGTTGAATGACATTCCTCAGGAGATCGCTTCCCAGGCAAAGGGACTCGGCTTGGAAAAGAGAGTCAGACCCGGACAGAGCGTCGCGGTCGCCTGCGGGAGCCGCGGGATCGCCAACTACGACACCATCGTTCTTGCCACTGTTCGTACCCTGCAGCAAGCGGGCCTCGAGCCTTTTATCGTTCCTGCCATGGGCAGCCACGGAGCCGCCACGGCTGAAGGGCAGAAAAGGGTCCTGGAACACTCGGGGATTTCAGAGGAGAAGATGGGTGTCCCCATCCGCTCCTCCCTCGAAACGGTTCGGCTCGGAGAGACCGAAGACGGTATCCCGGTCCTGATCGACAGGCCTGCCTCAGAAGCCGACTATGTGGTTCCCGTGAACCGTGTCAAGTCCCACACGGATTTCACATACGAGATCGAGAGTGGGCTGATGAAAATGATGGCCATCGGACTGGGTAAACGTAAAGGGGCTGCCGCTTACCACAGGGCCGTTTTCAACTATGGATACTCCCGAGTCATCCTGACAGTGGCCAGGAAGGTCCTGGAAAGCGGAAGGATCCTTTTCGGCGTCGGGATCGTCGAAAACGGCTATTGCCAGACTGCCGTGGTGCGGCTGTTCAGCCCAGAGGAATTGGAAGAGGGTGAGAAGGCCCTCTTGAAACAGTCAAAGGCGCTGGAACCCCACCTCCCCTTTGAAGAAGTGGATATCCTCGTCATCGACCTAATGGGGAAAGATATCAGCGGCGCTGGGATAGATACCAAGATCGTGGGAAGAATCCTGGCCCCCCTGCTGGCCGAAGAGCCGGAGATCCCGAGAATCAAGAGGATTATTGTCCGTGATCTGACAGACGATTCCGACGGAAATGCCGCTGGCATAGGACTCGCCGACTTTGTGACCCAAAAGCTGGTGGACAAAGTCGACAGGGAAGCCACCTACATCAATTCCCTAGTCGCGGGAGTACCAGAGCATGCGAAGATACCCCTTACTGTGTTGAGCGACAGGGAAGCCCTCGAGGCTGCCGCGTCGACAATCGGTATGGTCGCTCCCCGAGATTTGAGAATAATCCGGATCAAGAGCACCAAACACCTCGAGGAACTGGATGTCTCGGAGTCTTACGGGCCCGAGGTGTCCGGACGGGCTGACCTCGAGGTCGTCCTTCCGGCCCAGCCCCTGGTCTTTGATGAGAATGGTAACCTCGGACCCTTTGACTGA
- a CDS encoding MBL fold metallo-hydrolase, with the protein MAEKMIENIHWLGHDGFYVTGSRVVYFDPWEVSDGPKADLICISHEHFDHCSPDDVEKISKRETVVVTEPVAAGKLSGDVRVLKPGQSIDVAGVRVTGVAAYNTDKAFHPKSNQWLGFVVEMDGVKIYHAGDTDFIPEMKDLDVDIALIPVSGIYVMDVDEAIEAVRAIKPKIVVPMHYGKIVGSEDDAKRLAEALRGEMTVVIKQKE; encoded by the coding sequence ATGGCTGAGAAGATGATCGAAAACATCCATTGGTTGGGTCATGACGGTTTCTATGTCACAGGCTCCAGAGTTGTCTATTTCGATCCCTGGGAGGTCAGTGACGGTCCAAAGGCTGATCTGATCTGCATCAGCCATGAGCATTTCGACCACTGCTCGCCGGATGACGTGGAGAAGATCTCAAAGAGAGAGACCGTTGTTGTGACCGAGCCGGTCGCGGCCGGGAAGCTTTCCGGGGACGTGCGGGTCCTGAAGCCCGGGCAAAGCATAGATGTGGCTGGGGTCCGAGTGACAGGAGTGGCAGCCTACAACACGGACAAAGCCTTTCACCCAAAATCCAACCAGTGGTTGGGCTTTGTGGTGGAGATGGATGGTGTCAAGATCTACCATGCCGGCGATACAGACTTCATTCCGGAGATGAAGGATCTCGATGTGGACATCGCCCTGATTCCGGTTTCGGGGATCTATGTCATGGATGTGGATGAGGCAATCGAGGCGGTCCGGGCCATCAAGCCCAAGATCGTGGTGCCCATGCACTATGGAAAGATAGTCGGGTCCGAGGATGACGCCAAGAGGTTGGCAGAAGCCCTAAGAGGCGAAATGACCGTGGTAATCAAGCAGAAAGAGTGA
- a CDS encoding NAD(P)H-dependent oxidoreductase: MNRVLYIQASPRIDRSHSISVADAFIRAYREANPKDEVTTVNLFQKELPPFDGLAIQAKYAILHGEKRTPEELAAWKGVESLIEEFNSADKYVMAVPMWNFGIPYRLKHYFDLIVQPGYTFSYTPEEGYKGLVTGRPVFIAYSRGGEYPPGTEFEPLDLQKRYLELILGFIGFGDIQSLVIEPTLMGGPEVARSRRRAAMEQAKEMAGAF, encoded by the coding sequence ATGAACAGAGTGCTCTACATCCAGGCATCACCCCGGATCGACCGGTCCCATTCGATCTCCGTGGCCGATGCCTTTATCAGGGCTTACAGGGAAGCCAATCCAAAGGACGAGGTTACAACAGTGAACCTTTTCCAAAAAGAGCTGCCCCCCTTCGACGGCCTTGCAATCCAGGCAAAGTACGCGATTCTCCACGGGGAAAAGCGTACGCCCGAGGAACTGGCGGCGTGGAAAGGGGTCGAGTCACTCATCGAGGAATTCAACTCCGCAGACAAATACGTAATGGCCGTCCCCATGTGGAATTTCGGCATCCCATACAGGCTCAAACATTACTTCGACCTTATCGTTCAACCGGGGTACACCTTTTCCTACACACCGGAGGAGGGTTACAAGGGCCTTGTAACGGGCAGACCCGTCTTCATCGCTTATTCCCGGGGCGGCGAGTATCCTCCCGGTACCGAGTTCGAGCCCTTAGACCTTCAGAAGAGATACCTCGAGCTTATCCTAGGGTTCATCGGGTTCGGTGATATCCAGTCCCTGGTCATCGAACCCACTCTCATGGGCGGTCCTGAGGTGGCGAGATCAAGAAGGCGTGCAGCCATGGAGCAGGCCAAAGAGATGGCCGGAGCATTTTAG
- a CDS encoding phosphomannomutase/phosphoglucomutase — MTSVNPQIFREYDIRGVVGEDLTPEVVRLLGRAFGTYMVERGGKDLVVGRDCRLSSEDFRDALVEGILSTGCSVTDIGVCPTPVYYFSLFHLKKEGGMMITASHNPPEFNGFKVSVGNQTIFGEELQNLRRRLERGGFARGRGMLSASEIIEPYMECIRNDISLARPVKVVVDGGNGTAGPIVTSLLKSLGCQVVELYCEMDGRFPHHHPDPTVPEFLKDLIARVAREKAEVGLAYDGDGDRLGVIDRGGEIIWGDRLLILFAREILKSRPGAVIISEVKASQTLYDDISRHGGKPLMWKTGHSLIKQKMKETAALLAGEMSGHLFFADRYFGYDDAIYASCRLLEILARYDKGVLDLIADVPRTESTPEIRIPCPEEKKFRIVEGIRDHFSRDHEVIDIDGARIVFRDGWGLVRASNTGPILVLRFEARDVKSLEAIREEVESRVERLLAET, encoded by the coding sequence ATGACCAGTGTGAATCCTCAGATCTTCAGAGAGTATGATATCAGGGGAGTCGTGGGGGAGGACCTCACGCCGGAAGTCGTACGCCTTTTGGGCAGGGCTTTCGGGACCTACATGGTGGAGAGGGGCGGGAAGGATCTCGTGGTGGGAAGAGACTGCCGCCTCAGCTCAGAGGATTTTCGAGACGCTCTGGTGGAAGGCATTCTCTCAACGGGATGCAGTGTAACGGACATCGGCGTCTGTCCCACTCCGGTCTACTACTTCTCCCTCTTTCATCTCAAGAAAGAAGGGGGAATGATGATCACGGCCAGTCACAACCCGCCTGAGTTCAACGGGTTTAAGGTCTCTGTGGGAAACCAGACGATTTTCGGAGAGGAACTCCAGAATCTGAGACGCCGCCTCGAGAGGGGCGGCTTTGCCCGGGGACGGGGTATGCTTTCCGCCTCTGAAATCATAGAGCCGTACATGGAGTGCATAAGGAACGACATCTCCCTTGCCCGGCCCGTCAAGGTGGTTGTGGATGGGGGGAACGGAACCGCAGGCCCAATTGTCACGAGCCTTCTGAAAAGCCTGGGATGCCAGGTGGTGGAGCTGTATTGCGAAATGGACGGCCGGTTCCCCCATCACCACCCAGACCCCACGGTCCCGGAATTCCTGAAGGACCTGATTGCCAGGGTGGCACGAGAGAAGGCCGAGGTGGGGCTCGCCTATGACGGAGACGGCGATCGCCTTGGTGTGATCGACAGAGGGGGTGAAATCATCTGGGGAGACCGGCTTCTCATCCTCTTTGCCAGGGAAATCCTTAAGAGTCGTCCTGGAGCGGTCATCATCTCGGAGGTGAAGGCTTCCCAAACTCTCTATGACGACATCAGCCGCCACGGCGGAAAGCCTCTCATGTGGAAGACCGGGCACTCGCTGATAAAGCAAAAGATGAAAGAAACAGCCGCCCTCCTGGCCGGAGAGATGAGCGGCCATCTATTCTTTGCGGATCGCTACTTCGGATACGACGACGCCATCTATGCCTCCTGCAGGCTCTTGGAGATACTTGCCAGATACGACAAGGGCGTACTCGATCTCATAGCCGACGTGCCCAGAACCGAATCCACCCCCGAGATCAGGATCCCGTGTCCCGAAGAGAAGAAGTTCCGGATCGTGGAGGGGATTCGAGACCACTTCTCTCGAGATCACGAGGTCATCGACATCGACGGCGCCCGTATAGTCTTCCGGGACGGCTGGGGGCTGGTTCGAGCATCCAACACGGGCCCCATCCTGGTGCTGAGGTTCGAAGCCAGGGACGTCAAGAGTCTTGAGGCCATCCGGGAAGAGGTGGAATCAAGGGTCGAGCGCCTCCTCGCGGAAACCTGA
- a CDS encoding bis-aminopropyl spermidine synthase family protein, translated as MERTEYQILRALDRQPASFWEIVRSQDSTLSEVTETLRSMLSGGKLSFDPGTRRFALENPTDLTPVGNGLCPTCQGRGFILPDPFGRALERFRELTRDRPPPLFEYNQGIIDSKDLALKSVVMYIRGDLEKRSILLVGDDDLFSIFLALLDLSSNLTVLEIDGRLIDYINRKAEQTGLAVNALQYDVKTPLPPRLSGTYNAFVTEPPEGLKGMLLFLERAIESLAPRGAGYFGLTTLESSLPKWLAIQKFLVERQMAITDLLRNFSLYPEALDPIDNYDQFPLSREFPVDPGPPDVDYFRSALIRIEKTAAGTIEQESALYTDQDTLVTVDPGDKG; from the coding sequence ATGGAGCGGACCGAATATCAGATTCTCAGAGCCCTCGACAGACAGCCCGCTTCGTTCTGGGAAATCGTCCGCTCCCAGGATTCCACCCTGTCGGAGGTGACCGAGACACTCCGCTCCATGCTGTCCGGAGGAAAGCTCTCCTTTGACCCCGGAACCAGAAGGTTTGCTCTGGAGAATCCCACAGACCTCACGCCTGTAGGCAACGGGCTCTGCCCCACCTGCCAGGGCAGAGGATTCATCCTTCCGGACCCCTTCGGGCGTGCCCTGGAGCGCTTCAGGGAACTCACAAGGGACCGCCCTCCGCCGCTTTTCGAATACAACCAGGGCATCATCGACTCCAAGGATCTCGCCCTAAAATCGGTGGTCATGTATATCCGGGGCGACCTGGAGAAACGGTCGATCCTCCTCGTGGGTGACGATGACCTCTTCAGCATCTTTCTGGCCCTGCTCGATCTTTCATCCAACCTGACGGTCCTCGAAATCGACGGCCGTCTGATAGACTATATCAACCGCAAGGCCGAACAGACGGGCCTTGCCGTCAACGCCCTGCAATACGACGTGAAAACCCCTCTTCCGCCGCGGCTCTCCGGAACCTACAACGCCTTTGTCACCGAGCCCCCCGAAGGGCTGAAAGGAATGCTCCTCTTCCTGGAAAGAGCGATCGAGAGCCTGGCCCCGAGGGGAGCCGGATACTTCGGGCTCACCACCCTGGAGTCTTCTCTGCCCAAGTGGCTTGCGATCCAGAAATTCCTTGTGGAAAGACAAATGGCCATTACTGACCTTCTCAGAAACTTCAGCCTCTACCCGGAGGCCCTGGACCCCATCGACAACTACGACCAGTTCCCCCTTTCACGGGAGTTCCCCGTGGATCCCGGTCCTCCTGACGTGGACTATTTCAGATCGGCGCTGATTCGGATCGAAAAGACCGCTGCCGGAACGATCGAGCAAGAAAGCGCGCTCTACACGGATCAGGACACCCTGGTCACGGTCGATCCGGGAGACAAGGGATGA
- a CDS encoding HAMP domain-containing protein, with product MRGTLWTKLALSYLAVAVLAVGLAAFLFNSALSREFQAYVEETQRLRDDQIAILLGSIYERDGRWNPRRIRDVLGLGMMSGREIVVLDSEGRRVADCWDSMRGMGQDAQSRMKRMAMICGWGWNQGRRVQEGSPSRAPSPGVPGPPAAREGKRTIPVLAGGRRVGTALIGPTGGEGIFSMQDRSFRATVNRWLWGVVFVSGGIALLMSLGMARRLSRPIHGLTEAARRLREGDLSQRVKPVGRDEISQLAGAFNHLAESLERQEEFRKRLTGELAHELRTPLANLQTHIEALLDGVLAPTSENLNSVHEEILRLGRLVGSLEELTRAEASSLTLKRKETDLGVLVERITGQFDPLFLEKGVRLTRSLPDSSLCACLDGDKISQVIGNLLSNALKFTPRGGRVEVALEEQGGEVRILVRDTGVGIPEKDIPFIFERFFRGKNGGDRAARGSGIGLTIARELAQVHGGRIEVKSHPNRGTEFTVRLPLCPQDKKKSLGVPRGGQPRE from the coding sequence ATGAGAGGGACTCTTTGGACTAAGCTCGCTCTGAGCTATCTGGCGGTCGCCGTCTTGGCCGTGGGCCTGGCCGCTTTTCTCTTCAATTCCGCCCTTTCGAGGGAGTTCCAGGCCTATGTGGAGGAGACCCAAAGGCTGAGAGACGACCAGATAGCCATACTCCTCGGGTCGATCTACGAGAGGGATGGAAGGTGGAACCCCCGGCGGATCCGGGACGTGCTGGGCCTCGGGATGATGTCAGGCAGGGAGATCGTGGTTCTCGATTCGGAGGGCAGGCGGGTCGCCGACTGTTGGGACTCCATGCGAGGCATGGGACAGGACGCTCAAAGCAGAATGAAGAGGATGGCCATGATCTGTGGCTGGGGGTGGAACCAGGGGAGGCGGGTTCAGGAAGGCTCTCCTTCGAGGGCCCCGTCCCCCGGTGTACCAGGACCGCCGGCCGCAAGAGAAGGAAAAAGGACAATACCGGTCCTTGCAGGGGGCAGACGCGTTGGAACGGCTCTGATCGGCCCAACCGGCGGCGAAGGGATATTCTCGATGCAGGACCGATCGTTCCGGGCCACGGTGAACCGATGGCTCTGGGGGGTTGTCTTTGTGTCAGGAGGGATCGCCCTGCTCATGAGCCTCGGCATGGCCAGGCGCCTCTCCCGGCCCATCCATGGGCTGACCGAGGCGGCCAGGCGCCTCAGGGAGGGTGATCTTTCCCAGAGGGTAAAGCCCGTGGGAAGAGACGAGATAAGCCAACTGGCGGGAGCCTTCAATCACCTGGCTGAGTCCCTGGAAAGACAGGAGGAATTTCGAAAGAGGCTCACGGGTGAGCTTGCTCACGAGCTGAGGACCCCCCTCGCCAATCTTCAGACCCATATCGAAGCCCTCCTCGACGGGGTTCTAGCTCCCACTTCCGAGAATCTGAACTCCGTCCATGAGGAGATACTCCGCCTGGGACGATTGGTGGGCAGCCTGGAGGAACTCACCCGGGCAGAGGCAAGTAGTCTTACCCTCAAGCGAAAGGAGACAGACCTTGGAGTCCTGGTTGAGAGGATAACCGGCCAGTTTGATCCCCTTTTCCTGGAGAAAGGGGTGAGGCTGACGAGATCTCTCCCCGATTCATCACTGTGCGCTTGTCTTGACGGGGACAAGATCTCACAGGTCATCGGCAATCTCCTTTCCAATGCTCTGAAATTCACCCCCAGAGGGGGACGGGTCGAAGTCGCACTGGAAGAGCAAGGCGGTGAGGTCCGGATTCTCGTGAGAGACACGGGTGTTGGGATACCCGAGAAGGATATCCCCTTCATCTTCGAACGTTTCTTCAGAGGGAAGAACGGGGGGGACAGGGCTGCCAGGGGGTCGGGTATCGGCCTCACCATCGCGAGGGAGCTTGCCCAAGTGCATGGCGGGAGAATAGAGGTGAAAAGCCATCCGAACCGGGGGACGGAGTTTACAGTCAGGCTGCCTCTCTGTCCACAAGACAAGAAGAAGAGCCTCGGGGTTCCCCGGGGAGGGCAGCCCCGGGAGTGA
- a CDS encoding trimethylamine methyltransferase family protein: MARRNVKTGMEVASGFGLNGLSRDQLDSIHYATLQVLQHTGLKVGHEEAVEIFHGSGASVERFDGYGVVRIPPYVVEDCIGWAPSTVVYHGRSPDDDFVVEPRRVSLTTGGGCVNVIDLMTRERRGALKKDCGEIARVSDALDEIGVFNRPCIASDVPPEVYPVHVFEIILANTSKHVLIGADTARNLKKMVELAAACVGGPARFKRRPIFTANVCPTSPLSLLQDCCEVVIEAARQGVGLGIIPMALAGATSTATLAGTLVTTNAEALGALMLAQLTARGTPCTYENTSTIMDLSTGIGAVGAPELSLVAAGTAQLAQYYRLPCLVGGAMSDSKIPDAQAAYETALSTLTAALAGANIIFGAGALDQLLTFDFAKLVMDVEFMGMVARVTRGIEVSDESMALDVIDQVGPGGEFMTHDHTYDHMGEISKSRLFDRNTREVWLAAGGRDLTEQAYEKAMSILKKHQPRDLPKGAAEAMHSIVEEYEREIVLSRK; this comes from the coding sequence ATGGCCAGAAGGAATGTAAAGACAGGTATGGAAGTCGCGTCGGGTTTCGGGCTGAACGGGCTCTCGCGGGACCAACTCGATTCTATTCACTATGCAACCCTACAGGTGCTCCAGCACACAGGGCTCAAGGTGGGACACGAGGAAGCCGTGGAGATTTTCCATGGTTCAGGCGCCTCGGTGGAGCGGTTCGACGGTTACGGGGTGGTTCGCATTCCGCCTTATGTGGTGGAGGATTGCATCGGTTGGGCTCCGAGTACCGTGGTCTACCACGGCAGGAGTCCTGACGACGATTTTGTGGTTGAACCCAGGCGGGTGAGCCTGACAACCGGAGGAGGGTGCGTCAATGTGATCGATCTCATGACGCGGGAGCGGAGAGGGGCCCTGAAGAAGGACTGCGGCGAGATCGCCCGGGTCTCTGACGCCCTGGATGAGATCGGGGTCTTCAATAGACCATGCATAGCCTCTGATGTGCCTCCTGAGGTATATCCCGTCCACGTGTTCGAGATTATCCTTGCCAATACCTCGAAACACGTACTGATCGGTGCAGACACGGCCAGAAATCTGAAAAAAATGGTGGAACTCGCAGCGGCATGCGTAGGCGGCCCTGCCCGTTTCAAGAGACGGCCGATCTTCACCGCCAATGTCTGCCCCACGAGCCCCCTCTCCCTCCTCCAGGACTGCTGCGAAGTCGTCATCGAGGCGGCTAGACAGGGCGTTGGCCTGGGGATCATTCCCATGGCATTGGCAGGTGCCACCTCGACGGCCACCCTGGCAGGAACCCTTGTAACAACCAATGCGGAGGCACTGGGTGCGCTGATGCTGGCCCAACTTACGGCCAGGGGTACACCCTGTACTTACGAAAACACGAGTACCATCATGGACCTGAGCACCGGAATAGGGGCTGTGGGAGCTCCGGAACTGTCACTGGTTGCGGCCGGAACAGCCCAACTGGCCCAGTACTATCGCCTCCCCTGTCTGGTGGGGGGAGCAATGTCGGACAGCAAGATCCCGGATGCCCAGGCAGCCTATGAGACTGCTCTCAGTACACTCACGGCGGCCCTGGCCGGAGCAAATATCATCTTCGGGGCAGGGGCGTTGGATCAACTGCTCACCTTCGACTTTGCCAAACTCGTGATGGATGTGGAGTTCATGGGGATGGTCGCCAGGGTAACCAGGGGGATAGAGGTGAGCGATGAGTCCATGGCCCTGGACGTGATCGACCAGGTAGGACCGGGCGGGGAATTCATGACTCACGATCATACCTATGATCACATGGGAGAGATATCCAAGAGCCGCCTCTTCGATCGGAATACCCGAGAGGTCTGGCTCGCCGCCGGTGGCAGGGACCTGACAGAGCAGGCCTATGAAAAGGCGATGTCTATTCTCAAGAAGCACCAGCCCAGGGACTTGCCGAAGGGTGCGGCAGAGGCCATGCACTCGATCGTCGAAGAATACGAAAGGGAGATTGTCCTCTCGCGGAAGTAG